A window from Pseudomonas sp. MRSN 12121 encodes these proteins:
- the aroC gene encoding chorismate synthase: protein MSGNTYGKLFTVTTAGESHGPALVAIVDGCPPGLELSLDDLQRDLDRRKPGTSRHTTQRQEADEVEILSGVFEGKTTGCSIGLLIRNTDQKSKDYSAIKDLFRPAHADYTYHHKYGIRDYRGGGRSSARETAMRVAAGAIAKKYLVSQGIVVRGYMSQLGPIEIPFKTWDSVEDNAFFSPDPDKVPELEAYMDQLRRDQDSVGAKITVVAEGVMPGLGEPIFDRLDAELAHALMSINAVKGVEIGAGFASVAQRGTEHRDELTPEGFLSNNAGGILGGISSGQPIVAHLALKPTSSITTPGRSIDIDGNPVDVITKGRHDPCVGIRATPIAEAMMAIVLMDHLLRHRGQNADVRVGTPVLGQR, encoded by the coding sequence ATGTCCGGCAATACCTACGGCAAGCTGTTCACTGTCACCACCGCGGGCGAAAGCCATGGCCCGGCGTTGGTCGCCATTGTCGACGGCTGCCCGCCGGGGCTCGAGCTGTCGCTGGACGATCTGCAGCGCGACCTGGACCGGCGCAAGCCCGGCACCAGCCGCCATACCACCCAGCGCCAGGAAGCCGATGAAGTCGAAATCCTCTCCGGCGTTTTCGAGGGCAAGACCACCGGCTGTTCCATCGGCCTGCTGATCCGCAATACCGACCAGAAGTCCAAGGACTACTCGGCGATCAAGGATCTGTTCCGCCCGGCCCATGCCGACTACACCTACCACCACAAGTACGGCATCCGCGACTACCGCGGCGGCGGCCGCAGCTCGGCGCGGGAAACCGCCATGCGCGTGGCGGCCGGCGCCATCGCCAAGAAGTACCTGGTCAGCCAGGGCATCGTGGTGCGCGGCTACATGAGCCAGTTGGGCCCGATCGAAATCCCGTTCAAGACCTGGGATTCGGTGGAGGACAACGCGTTCTTCAGCCCCGACCCGGACAAGGTCCCGGAGCTGGAGGCCTACATGGACCAGTTGCGCCGCGACCAGGACTCGGTGGGCGCGAAGATCACCGTGGTCGCCGAAGGCGTGATGCCGGGCCTGGGCGAGCCGATCTTCGACCGCCTGGACGCCGAGCTGGCCCACGCGCTGATGAGCATCAACGCGGTCAAGGGCGTGGAGATCGGCGCCGGTTTCGCCAGCGTCGCCCAGCGTGGCACCGAGCACCGCGACGAACTGACCCCCGAAGGTTTCCTCAGCAACAACGCCGGCGGCATCCTCGGCGGGATTTCCTCGGGGCAGCCGATCGTCGCGCACCTGGCGCTCAAGCCGACCTCGAGCATCACCACCCCGGGCCGTTCGATCGATATCGACGGCAACCCGGTGGACGTCATCACCAAGGGCCGTCATGACCCGTGCGTCGGTATCCGCGCCACGCCGATCGCCGAAGCCATGATGGCCATCGTGCTGATGGATCATCTGCTGCGTCATCGTGGGCAGAACGCCGACGTGCGCGTCGGCACGCCGGTGCTGGGCCAGCGGTAA
- a CDS encoding alpha/beta hydrolase produces MMLRVLLLSLTLFTGLVQAAVLQRPISLDTGHGELYGSLLLPKSDAPVPVVLIVSGSGPTDRDGNNPDGGRNDSLKRLAWVLAKHNIASVRYDKRGVAASLAATPDERNLTLDAYVADAVAWGKQLKTDPRLGPLILLGHSEGALIATLAAPQVDAAALISISGTARPVDQVLRQQLSYRLPAPLMLRSNELLDSLKAGRVDTDVPPQLEVIFRPSVQPYLITLFKEDPAAAFARLKMPALIVQGSSDIQVSVDDARMLKAAKPDAQLALIEGMNHVLRIVPKDVKRQLASYRDPQLPLASELGSRIIGFIDGLRAG; encoded by the coding sequence ATGATGCTGCGAGTTCTCCTCTTGAGCCTTACCCTGTTCACCGGCCTGGTCCAGGCGGCCGTGCTGCAACGGCCCATCAGCCTCGACACCGGCCACGGCGAGTTGTACGGCTCGCTGCTCTTGCCCAAGTCCGATGCCCCGGTGCCGGTGGTGCTGATCGTCTCCGGCTCCGGCCCCACCGACCGCGATGGCAACAACCCCGACGGCGGGCGCAACGACAGCCTCAAGCGCCTGGCCTGGGTGCTGGCCAAGCACAACATCGCCAGCGTGCGCTACGACAAGCGCGGGGTGGCCGCCAGCCTCGCCGCCACCCCGGACGAACGCAACCTGACCCTCGATGCCTATGTCGCCGACGCCGTGGCCTGGGGCAAGCAACTCAAGACCGACCCGCGCCTGGGGCCGCTGATCCTGCTCGGCCACAGCGAAGGCGCGTTGATCGCGACCCTGGCCGCTCCCCAGGTCGATGCCGCGGCGCTGATTTCCATCTCCGGCACGGCACGCCCGGTGGACCAGGTGCTGCGCCAGCAACTGAGCTACCGCCTGCCGGCGCCGCTGATGCTGCGCAGCAACGAACTGCTCGACAGCCTCAAGGCCGGCCGCGTCGACACCGACGTACCGCCGCAGCTGGAAGTGATTTTCCGCCCCAGCGTGCAGCCGTACCTGATCACCCTGTTCAAGGAAGACCCGGCCGCCGCCTTCGCCCGTTTGAAAATGCCGGCGCTGATCGTCCAGGGCAGCAGCGATATCCAGGTCAGCGTCGACGATGCGCGGATGCTCAAGGCCGCCAAGCCGGATGCCCAGCTGGCGCTGATCGAGGGCATGAACCACGTGTTGCGCATCGTGCCCAAGGACGTCAAGCGGCAACTGGCCTCCTACAGGGATCCACAACTGCCCCTGGCCTCGGAACTGGGGAGCCGCATCATCGGTTTTATTGACGGACTTCGCGCCGGTTGA
- the prmB gene encoding 50S ribosomal protein L3 N(5)-glutamine methyltransferase has product MITSRLRTLRDHIRWAVSRFHGEDLFFGHGTDNAWDEARQLVLGALHLPWEIADSYLDCALEDDELVNLQRLLKRRIEERVPAAYLLGEAWFCGLSFIVDERVLIPRSPIGELIEKRFEPWLGAEPARILDLCTGSGCIGIACAYEFQNAEVVLADLSFEALEVANQNIERHGVDERVFTVQGDGFEGLPGQRFDLIVSNPPYVDAEDFADMPEEYQHEPELGLACGDDGLNLVRRMLAEAADHLTEKGLLIVEVGNSQVHVEALYPEVDFAWLDFERGGHGVFMLTAEQCRQHQALFAARV; this is encoded by the coding sequence GTGATCACTTCCCGCCTGCGCACTCTGCGCGACCACATCCGTTGGGCTGTCAGCCGCTTTCATGGGGAGGATCTGTTTTTCGGCCATGGGACCGACAACGCCTGGGACGAAGCTCGTCAGCTGGTGCTGGGCGCCTTGCACTTGCCCTGGGAAATTGCCGACAGCTATCTGGATTGCGCGCTGGAGGACGACGAACTGGTCAACCTGCAGCGCCTGCTCAAGCGCCGCATCGAAGAGCGCGTACCCGCCGCCTACCTGCTGGGCGAAGCCTGGTTCTGCGGCCTGTCGTTCATCGTCGATGAGCGTGTGCTGATCCCGCGTTCGCCGATCGGCGAGCTGATCGAAAAGCGTTTCGAACCCTGGCTGGGCGCCGAGCCTGCGCGGATTCTCGACCTGTGCACCGGTTCCGGCTGCATCGGTATCGCTTGCGCCTACGAGTTCCAGAACGCCGAAGTGGTGCTGGCCGACCTGTCGTTCGAAGCCCTCGAAGTGGCGAACCAGAACATCGAGCGCCATGGTGTCGACGAGCGGGTGTTCACCGTACAGGGTGACGGTTTCGAGGGCCTGCCGGGCCAGCGCTTCGACCTGATCGTGTCGAACCCGCCGTATGTCGATGCCGAGGATTTCGCCGACATGCCCGAGGAATACCAGCACGAACCGGAGCTGGGCCTGGCATGCGGCGACGACGGCCTGAACCTGGTGCGGCGGATGCTGGCCGAAGCGGCCGATCATCTGACCGAGAAGGGCTTGCTGATCGTCGAGGTCGGCAACAGCCAGGTGCATGTCGAGGCGCTGTACCCGGAGGTCGACTTCGCCTGGCTGGACTTCGAGCGCGGCGGCCATGGCGTGTTCATGCTCACCGCCGAGCAGTGCCGGCAACACCAGGCGTTGTTCGCCGCCCGGGTCTGA
- a CDS encoding cysteine hydrolase family protein, with product MSVPKTMFQLSGRGYAAANLSHATLVIIDAQKEYLSGPLALSGIDAAAANIKQLVAAARSAGRPVVHVRHLGTVGGLFDPQGERGEFIPGLEPQGDETIIGKLLPSAFHGTELEKRLQDLGSLDLIVCGFMSHSSVSTTVRAAKNLGFRCTLVEDACATRDLPYKGGILSAAHVQQTEMAIMADNFATLALTKDLI from the coding sequence ATGTCCGTTCCAAAGACGATGTTTCAACTCAGCGGTCGTGGTTATGCAGCAGCCAACCTGAGCCACGCGACCCTTGTGATCATCGACGCCCAGAAAGAGTACCTCAGCGGCCCGCTGGCCCTGTCCGGCATCGACGCCGCGGCCGCGAACATCAAGCAACTGGTAGCTGCCGCCCGCTCCGCCGGCCGCCCGGTCGTGCACGTGCGCCACCTCGGCACCGTCGGCGGCCTGTTCGACCCGCAGGGCGAACGCGGCGAATTCATCCCCGGCCTCGAACCCCAGGGCGACGAGACCATCATCGGCAAGTTGCTGCCGAGCGCCTTCCACGGCACCGAACTGGAAAAACGCCTGCAGGATCTGGGTTCCCTGGATTTGATCGTCTGCGGTTTCATGAGCCACTCCAGCGTCAGCACCACAGTGCGCGCCGCGAAGAACCTGGGCTTTCGCTGCACCCTGGTGGAAGACGCCTGCGCCACCCGCGACCTGCCCTACAAGGGCGGTATCCTCAGCGCCGCGCACGTCCAGCAGACCGAAATGGCCATCATGGCGGACAACTTCGCCACCCTCGCCCTGACCAAAGACCTGATCTGA
- a CDS encoding Smr/MutS family protein — MQDDDFSLFKSAIQGVKPIKHDRADTGKPKADRAQIAKLRQSATVRTETTTVDGLSDQFVIDVGPEDELMWARDGVQDSQVRKLKAGQIPFEGSLDLHGMNVEKARETLWAFLAEATKFEIRCVRVTHGKAVRLDGKRPMIKSHVNTWLRQHPQVLGFTSCQARHGGAGAVYVMLKRTMMEGRDE, encoded by the coding sequence ATGCAAGACGACGATTTTTCCCTGTTCAAAAGCGCGATCCAAGGCGTCAAGCCGATCAAGCACGATCGCGCCGATACCGGCAAACCCAAGGCTGACCGGGCGCAGATCGCCAAGCTGCGCCAGTCCGCTACCGTGCGTACCGAAACCACCACCGTCGATGGCCTGTCCGATCAGTTCGTGATCGACGTCGGCCCGGAAGACGAACTGATGTGGGCCCGCGACGGCGTCCAGGACAGCCAGGTGCGCAAGCTCAAGGCCGGCCAGATTCCCTTCGAGGGCAGCCTCGACCTGCACGGCATGAACGTGGAAAAGGCCCGGGAAACCCTCTGGGCGTTTCTTGCCGAAGCCACGAAGTTCGAGATCCGCTGCGTGCGCGTCACCCACGGCAAGGCCGTGCGCCTGGACGGCAAGCGGCCGATGATCAAGAGCCACGTCAACACCTGGCTGCGCCAGCATCCCCAGGTACTCGGCTTCACCTCGTGCCAGGCCCGGCACGGCGGCGCCGGCGCGGTCTACGTGATGCTCAAGCGCACCATGATGGAAGGCCGCGACGAGTAA
- the folE gene encoding GTP cyclohydrolase I FolE, which yields MSLEQNYTAILGQLGEDVSREGLLDTPKRAAKAMQYLCRGYEQTLEEVTNGALFSSDNSEMVLVKDIELYSLCEHHMLPFIGKAHVAYIPSGKVLGLSKVARIVDMYARRLQIQENLSRQIADAVQQVTGALGVAVVIEAKHMCMMMRGVEKQNSSMITSVMLGEFRENAATRSEFLSLIK from the coding sequence ATGTCCCTGGAACAGAATTACACGGCGATCCTCGGCCAATTGGGCGAAGACGTCTCCCGCGAGGGCCTGCTCGACACGCCAAAACGTGCCGCCAAGGCCATGCAGTACCTCTGCCGCGGTTATGAGCAAACGCTGGAAGAAGTCACCAACGGTGCCTTGTTCAGCTCCGACAACAGCGAAATGGTGCTGGTCAAGGACATCGAGCTCTACTCGCTGTGCGAGCACCACATGCTGCCTTTCATCGGCAAGGCCCACGTCGCTTACATTCCGAGCGGCAAGGTGCTGGGCCTGTCGAAAGTCGCACGTATCGTCGACATGTACGCACGCCGCCTGCAGATCCAGGAAAACCTCAGCCGCCAGATCGCCGATGCGGTCCAGCAGGTGACCGGCGCCCTGGGCGTTGCGGTGGTGATCGAAGCCAAGCACATGTGCATGATGATGCGCGGTGTGGAGAAGCAGAACTCGTCGATGATCACTTCGGTGATGCTGGGCGAATTCCGTGAAAACGCAGCGACCCGCAGCGAGTTCCTCAGCCTGATCAAGTGA
- a CDS encoding glutathione S-transferase N-terminal domain-containing protein: MIVKALRVGLGQLIIFIDFITRPRKQQRPAAAQAQVEQDAKSLTLYQFHACPFCVKTRRTLHRLNVPVALRDAKNNEQDRQTLLEQGGKIKVPCLRIEENGQTTWMYESKAIIDYLDKRFATA; the protein is encoded by the coding sequence GTGATCGTCAAAGCGCTTCGAGTCGGCCTCGGCCAGCTCATCATCTTCATCGACTTCATCACCCGCCCACGCAAGCAGCAGCGCCCTGCCGCGGCTCAAGCCCAGGTCGAACAGGACGCCAAGAGCCTGACCCTGTACCAATTCCACGCCTGCCCGTTCTGCGTGAAAACCCGCCGCACCCTGCATCGCCTGAACGTGCCGGTGGCCCTGCGGGACGCGAAGAACAACGAGCAGGACCGCCAGACCCTGTTGGAACAGGGCGGCAAGATCAAGGTGCCGTGCCTGCGTATCGAGGAAAACGGCCAGACCACCTGGATGTACGAATCCAAGGCGATCATCGATTATCTGGACAAGCGCTTTGCAACAGCTTGA
- a CDS encoding glutathione S-transferase family protein yields the protein MYKVYGDYRSGNCYKVKLMLNLLGQPYQWQAVDILNGDTQTEAFLAKNPNGKIPVLELEDGTCLWESNAILNFLADGSEFLPSEPRLRTQVLQWQFFEQYSHEPYIAVARFIQQYLGLPQERRHEYEKLQKRGYKALDVMEHQLARTPYLVGEQYSIADIALYAYTHVAHEGGFDLGRYPAILAWMERVQSHPLHVGMLD from the coding sequence ATGTACAAGGTTTATGGGGATTACCGGTCCGGCAACTGCTACAAGGTCAAGCTGATGCTCAATCTGCTCGGCCAGCCTTACCAGTGGCAGGCCGTGGACATCTTGAACGGCGATACGCAGACCGAAGCGTTCCTGGCGAAGAACCCCAACGGCAAGATCCCGGTGCTGGAGCTGGAAGACGGCACCTGCCTGTGGGAATCGAACGCGATTCTCAACTTTCTCGCCGACGGTAGCGAATTCCTGCCAAGCGAACCGCGTTTACGCACGCAAGTGCTGCAATGGCAGTTTTTCGAGCAATACAGCCATGAGCCGTACATTGCCGTGGCACGCTTTATCCAGCAGTACCTGGGCCTGCCGCAAGAGCGACGCCATGAGTACGAAAAACTGCAAAAGCGCGGCTACAAGGCGCTGGATGTGATGGAGCACCAGCTGGCGCGCACACCGTACCTGGTGGGCGAGCAGTATTCGATCGCCGATATCGCGCTATACGCCTATACCCATGTGGCCCACGAGGGCGGTTTCGACCTTGGCCGCTATCCGGCGATCCTGGCGTGGATGGAGCGGGTGCAGAGCCATCCGCTGCATGTCGGGATGCTCGATTGA
- a CDS encoding PLP-dependent aminotransferase family protein — MAFSERVSRLKSSLIREILAAAQRPQVMSFAGGLPAEAMLPPLDWQEMPTAMGQYGMSEGEPQLREALAAQARALGVPCEASQVLVVSGSQQTLDLAAKLYIDKGTEILLEAPTYLAALQIFQLFGADCLTVPLEADGPDLNQLRARLERHRPAFIYLIPTFQNPSAVRYSEAKRDAVAALLDEFGVTLIEDEPYRELTFDGGGATPIVGRLRKASWIYTGTVSKTLLPGLRVGYLIASPDLFPHLLRLKQSADLHTNRVGQWQALQWIGTEKYQRHLGQLRDFYRVRRDAFQDALQHHFAGLADWQVPQGGLFFWLTLKQPLDTRTLLKAALEQDVAFMPGEPFFSEPDRNPGHLRLNFSHIDPARLDEGLKRLATVIRQAQAAQAA, encoded by the coding sequence ATGGCCTTCTCCGAACGTGTCTCGCGTCTCAAAAGCTCACTGATCCGTGAAATCCTCGCCGCTGCCCAGCGTCCGCAGGTGATGTCTTTCGCCGGCGGCCTGCCCGCCGAAGCGATGCTGCCACCGCTCGACTGGCAGGAGATGCCCACCGCCATGGGCCAATACGGCATGAGCGAAGGCGAACCGCAGTTGCGCGAAGCCCTGGCGGCGCAAGCCCGGGCGCTGGGCGTGCCGTGCGAAGCCAGCCAGGTCCTGGTGGTCAGCGGTTCGCAGCAGACCCTTGACCTGGCGGCCAAGCTGTACATCGACAAGGGCACCGAGATCCTGCTGGAAGCGCCGACCTACCTGGCGGCGCTGCAGATCTTCCAGCTGTTCGGCGCCGATTGCCTGACTGTGCCGCTGGAGGCCGACGGGCCGGACCTGAACCAGCTGCGAGCGCGCCTGGAGCGGCACCGTCCGGCCTTCATCTATCTGATTCCGACCTTCCAGAACCCCTCGGCGGTGCGCTACAGCGAGGCCAAGCGCGACGCCGTGGCCGCCTTGCTCGACGAGTTCGGCGTGACCCTGATCGAAGACGAGCCCTACCGCGAACTGACCTTCGACGGTGGCGGTGCCACGCCCATTGTCGGGCGTTTGCGCAAGGCCAGCTGGATCTATACCGGCACCGTCTCCAAGACTTTGCTGCCGGGGCTGCGAGTCGGCTACCTGATCGCCAGCCCGGATCTGTTTCCCCATCTGCTGCGCCTCAAGCAGTCGGCTGACCTGCACACCAACCGCGTCGGCCAATGGCAGGCGCTGCAATGGATCGGGACCGAAAAGTACCAGCGGCACCTGGGCCAGTTGCGCGATTTCTACCGGGTGCGCCGCGACGCTTTCCAGGACGCCCTGCAACATCATTTCGCCGGGCTGGCCGACTGGCAGGTGCCGCAAGGCGGGCTGTTTTTCTGGCTGACCTTGAAACAGCCGCTGGACACCCGCACTTTGCTCAAGGCGGCGCTGGAGCAGGACGTGGCATTCATGCCGGGCGAACCTTTCTTCTCCGAGCCGGACCGCAATCCAGGTCACCTGCGGTTGAATTTCAGTCATATCGATCCAGCGCGGCTGGACGAAGGTCTCAAGCGGCTGGCCACCGTGATACGTCAAGCACAGGCTGCACAGGCAGCCTGA
- a CDS encoding MarR family winged helix-turn-helix transcriptional regulator, whose protein sequence is MLDLKNQTTQQAAMEAFFFGYQAFTAKADEMLERRGLSRVHQRIVFFIARYPGLSVKELLTALGVSKQALNIPLRQLMEMHLVDSVAPESDKRKRLLELTADGARFEQALRREQVKLLQRAFAEAGEAAVDGWLAVNKALGENR, encoded by the coding sequence ATGCTTGACCTTAAAAACCAGACCACCCAGCAAGCCGCCATGGAGGCCTTCTTCTTCGGCTACCAGGCTTTTACCGCCAAGGCCGACGAAATGCTCGAACGCCGTGGCCTGAGCCGCGTGCACCAACGCATCGTGTTTTTCATCGCTCGCTACCCGGGGCTGAGCGTCAAGGAACTGCTCACGGCGCTGGGGGTGAGCAAGCAGGCGCTGAACATTCCGCTGCGCCAGTTGATGGAAATGCACCTGGTCGACAGCGTCGCCCCCGAGAGCGACAAGCGCAAACGCCTGCTGGAGCTGACGGCAGACGGCGCGCGCTTCGAGCAGGCGCTGCGCCGCGAACAGGTAAAGCTGCTACAACGGGCATTCGCCGAGGCCGGCGAGGCGGCGGTGGATGGCTGGCTGGCGGTGAACAAGGCCCTGGGCGAGAACCGCTGA
- a CDS encoding NCS2 family permease has protein sequence MESRKSEAPSLELSPPLSSGWLERLFKLRLHGTTVKTELIAGMTTFITMAYIIFVNPNIMADAGIDHGAAFVATCIAAALGCLLMGLYANWPVGLAPGMGLNAFFTYTVVGTMGYNWETALGAVFVSGVLFMFLTFSRIREWLLNSIPASLRFAMGAGVGLFLGLIGLKTAGIVVDSPATLIKLGSLREPGPLLAAICFLMIAVLSYHRVFGAILISIIAVTLAGWGLDLVHYEGILSTPPSLAPTWMAMDVAGVFNVSMISVVLAFLFVHMFDTAGTLMGVAQRAGLVNPDGKIDNLSRALKADSASSVFGAVVGVPPVTSYVESAAGVAAGGRTGLTAVTVGVLFIAAMFFAPLAGMIPAYATAGALIYVAMLMMGGMAHIDWEEATDSIPAIVTAIMMPLTFSVADGIALGFITYVALKAGTGKYKEISISLWVLCAIFIAKFIFL, from the coding sequence GTGGAAAGCCGCAAATCCGAAGCCCCTTCGCTGGAACTTTCGCCGCCACTGAGCAGTGGCTGGCTGGAGCGCCTCTTCAAACTCAGGTTGCATGGCACCACGGTGAAGACCGAACTGATCGCCGGTATGACCACCTTCATCACCATGGCCTACATCATCTTCGTCAACCCCAACATCATGGCCGATGCCGGCATCGACCACGGCGCGGCATTCGTCGCGACCTGCATCGCCGCGGCCTTGGGTTGCCTGTTGATGGGGCTGTATGCCAACTGGCCGGTCGGCCTGGCACCCGGCATGGGGCTCAATGCCTTTTTCACCTACACCGTGGTCGGGACCATGGGCTACAACTGGGAAACCGCCCTGGGCGCCGTGTTCGTGTCCGGCGTGCTGTTCATGTTCCTGACCTTCTCGCGGATCCGCGAATGGCTGCTCAACAGCATTCCGGCAAGCCTGCGCTTCGCCATGGGCGCCGGGGTGGGCCTGTTCCTCGGGCTGATCGGCCTGAAGACGGCCGGCATCGTGGTCGACAGCCCGGCAACCCTGATCAAGCTCGGCTCCCTGCGCGAACCCGGCCCGCTGCTGGCGGCCATCTGTTTCCTGATGATCGCGGTGCTCAGCTATCACCGGGTGTTCGGCGCGATCCTCATCAGCATCATCGCCGTGACGCTGGCCGGCTGGGGCCTGGACCTCGTGCACTACGAGGGCATCCTGTCGACCCCACCCAGCCTGGCACCGACCTGGATGGCCATGGATGTCGCCGGCGTGTTCAACGTCAGCATGATCAGCGTGGTGCTGGCCTTTCTCTTCGTGCACATGTTCGACACCGCCGGCACCCTGATGGGCGTGGCCCAGCGCGCCGGCCTGGTCAACCCCGACGGCAAGATCGACAACCTCTCCCGCGCGCTCAAGGCAGACAGTGCCTCCAGCGTCTTTGGCGCGGTGGTCGGCGTCCCGCCCGTCACCAGCTATGTGGAAAGTGCCGCGGGGGTCGCTGCGGGTGGTCGGACTGGTCTTACCGCGGTGACCGTAGGTGTGTTATTTATCGCCGCCATGTTCTTCGCCCCGCTGGCTGGCATGATTCCCGCTTACGCCACCGCCGGTGCGTTGATCTATGTAGCGATGCTGATGATGGGCGGCATGGCCCACATCGACTGGGAAGAGGCCACCGACAGCATCCCGGCGATCGTTACCGCGATCATGATGCCCCTGACCTTTTCGGTCGCCGACGGTATCGCCCTGGGCTTCATCACCTACGTGGCGCTGAAGGCCGGGACGGGCAAGTACAAGGAAATCTCCATCAGTCTGTGGGTGCTGTGCGCGATCTTCATCGCCAAGTTCATTTTCTTGTAA
- a CDS encoding LysE family translocator produces the protein MSVETWLLFSGAALVVILIPGPLSLLMISNSLNYGLRRSYPAFLGGVFASICLLSASALGLGALLLASEQLFSALKIVGALYLFYLAWQSWQQSRQPSQGAEVPQALAKPRFRALFGRAFVLGASNPKDILFFAAFLPQFLSAEQPFLPQLLIMIATWTVLDLLCKLAYGLGAHGAARYLRSGKGQSWFNRISAGLFGGAGAASLLSR, from the coding sequence ATGAGCGTGGAAACCTGGCTGCTGTTCAGCGGCGCTGCACTGGTGGTGATCCTGATTCCGGGGCCGCTGTCTCTCTTGATGATCAGCAACAGCCTGAATTACGGCTTGCGCAGGTCCTATCCGGCGTTCCTCGGTGGCGTGTTCGCCTCGATCTGCCTGCTGAGCGCCTCGGCCCTGGGCCTGGGCGCCCTGCTGCTGGCTTCGGAGCAGTTGTTCAGCGCGCTGAAGATCGTCGGCGCGCTGTACCTGTTCTACCTTGCCTGGCAAAGCTGGCAGCAGTCGCGGCAGCCATCCCAGGGCGCCGAGGTGCCGCAAGCCCTGGCCAAGCCCCGCTTTCGCGCCCTGTTCGGACGCGCCTTCGTGCTGGGCGCCAGTAACCCGAAAGACATTCTGTTCTTCGCCGCCTTCCTGCCGCAGTTCCTCAGCGCCGAACAGCCCTTCCTGCCGCAGCTGCTGATCATGATCGCTACCTGGACCGTACTGGACCTCCTGTGCAAGTTGGCCTATGGCCTCGGCGCCCACGGCGCGGCGCGCTACCTGCGCAGCGGCAAGGGCCAGAGCTGGTTCAACCGGATCAGCGCCGGGCTGTTCGGCGGCGCCGGTGCCGCGTCGCTGTTGAGCCGCTGA
- the uraH gene encoding hydroxyisourate hydrolase produces MGRLTTHVLDAAHGCPGSAIKVELYRVEGAHLELVASALTNSDGRCDAPLLQGDDYRTGVYQLQFHAGDYYRARGVQLPEPAFLDVVVLRFGISAQQEHYHVPLLISPYSYSTYRGS; encoded by the coding sequence ATGGGACGTTTGACTACACACGTTTTGGACGCCGCGCATGGCTGCCCCGGCAGCGCCATCAAGGTCGAGTTGTACCGGGTCGAAGGGGCGCACCTGGAGCTTGTCGCCAGTGCCCTGACCAACAGCGACGGTCGTTGCGATGCGCCGCTGCTGCAAGGCGACGACTACCGTACCGGGGTTTACCAACTGCAATTCCATGCGGGCGACTACTACCGCGCCCGTGGCGTGCAACTGCCGGAGCCGGCGTTTCTCGATGTGGTGGTGCTGCGCTTCGGCATCTCGGCGCAGCAGGAGCATTACCACGTGCCGCTGCTGATCTCGCCGTACAGCTATTCGACCTACAGAGGAAGCTAG